One part of the Mycobacterium marinum genome encodes these proteins:
- a CDS encoding pirin family protein, with the protein MSNLETAPAEVACCAAHGAGIEVLHPREVPLGGPRAIRVQRTLPQRQRSLIGAWCFVDHYGPVSAHMDVAPHPHTGLQTVSWLFSGEVEHRDSAGVHARIRPGELNLMTAGAGICHSEVSVGSGVLHGAQLWVALPDSARDTGRDFAHYAPAPAVLPGARARVFIGELAGLRSPVHTFTPLLGAQLDLDAHAELDIEVDPTFEHGVLCDVGDLELAGTALAAGDLGYQGPDNTTVHVRNVGAQPARLLLLGGTPFAEELVMWWNFVGRNHNEIVSYRQLWQDADARFGEVVGYQGSVTRLPAPPLPTTRLLPRPLPNREDHR; encoded by the coding sequence ATGAGCAACCTGGAGACCGCACCAGCGGAGGTAGCCTGCTGCGCCGCACACGGTGCCGGTATCGAGGTGCTGCATCCGCGGGAAGTGCCGCTGGGTGGGCCGCGTGCAATCCGGGTGCAACGCACCCTTCCGCAGCGGCAACGTTCCCTGATCGGCGCCTGGTGTTTCGTCGACCACTATGGCCCGGTCTCGGCCCACATGGATGTGGCGCCCCACCCGCACACCGGACTGCAGACGGTCAGCTGGCTGTTCAGTGGGGAAGTGGAGCACCGGGACAGCGCGGGGGTCCATGCCCGGATCCGCCCCGGCGAGCTGAACCTGATGACCGCGGGCGCGGGCATCTGTCACTCCGAGGTGTCGGTGGGTAGCGGCGTGCTACATGGCGCCCAACTGTGGGTGGCCCTGCCCGATTCCGCCCGCGACACCGGGCGCGACTTTGCTCACTACGCGCCGGCACCGGCGGTACTCCCCGGTGCGCGAGCGCGGGTGTTCATCGGCGAGCTGGCCGGCTTGCGGTCGCCGGTACATACCTTCACGCCGCTACTTGGCGCCCAGCTCGACCTGGACGCCCATGCCGAGCTGGATATCGAAGTCGACCCGACATTCGAACACGGGGTGCTGTGCGATGTCGGCGATCTCGAATTGGCTGGGACCGCGCTGGCGGCAGGCGATCTGGGCTACCAGGGCCCGGATAACACCACCGTGCACGTGCGCAACGTCGGGGCACAGCCGGCGCGACTACTGCTGTTGGGCGGCACACCGTTTGCCGAAGAATTGGTGATGTGGTGGAACTTCGTCGGGCGCAACCACAACGAGATCGTGAGCTATCGCCAACTGTGGCAGGACGCCGACGCGCGCTTCGGTGAGGTTGTCGGCTACCAGGGTTCGGTCACCCGACTGCCCGCCCCGCCCCTGCCCACCACCCGGCTGCTGCCCAGACCGCTACCGAACCGAGAGGACCATCGATGA